One region of Pseudomonas sp. B21-040 genomic DNA includes:
- a CDS encoding phage tail protein, whose amino-acid sequence MSDQEKTALQQLQSGLKYLASAGETGRRSLDGMLGPVNGAIGEITGAASELEGSPFVGPTVGAKLQRVMRSVNAAQAKVGQAVALYGTATRALSQIDERMGVLKEQAGKAATAINAIAGKISPSLANIVPTGAFATDQTPAPEAVQPFPHLLILQPQDPKAQPYFFNLDTAAFDELRRSTEFRWASQERLSRRPAQQGVGIGEEKITLKGAIFPGFKAGLKQLDTLRTIGGQLKPLTLTTGYGDVLGTWCLKSIEEEQSALMPGGIPRKQGFTLEFARYGDDMQNV is encoded by the coding sequence ATGTCTGATCAGGAAAAGACTGCATTGCAGCAGTTACAGTCGGGGTTGAAATACCTGGCCTCGGCCGGGGAAACCGGGCGCCGTAGCCTGGACGGCATGCTGGGCCCGGTGAACGGCGCGATCGGGGAAATCACCGGTGCGGCGTCCGAGCTGGAGGGCTCGCCCTTTGTCGGCCCGACGGTAGGGGCCAAACTTCAGCGCGTCATGCGCTCGGTCAATGCGGCGCAAGCGAAGGTCGGGCAAGCGGTGGCCCTGTACGGCACGGCCACCCGCGCGCTGTCACAGATTGACGAACGCATGGGCGTGCTCAAGGAGCAGGCGGGCAAGGCGGCGACGGCGATCAACGCGATCGCCGGCAAGATCAGCCCGTCGCTGGCTAACATCGTGCCCACGGGGGCCTTCGCCACGGATCAAACGCCGGCGCCGGAGGCGGTTCAGCCGTTTCCGCACCTGCTGATTCTCCAGCCGCAAGACCCCAAGGCACAGCCGTATTTCTTCAACCTCGACACGGCCGCCTTTGATGAGCTGCGCCGCTCGACCGAATTCCGCTGGGCTTCTCAGGAGCGCCTGTCGCGCCGGCCGGCGCAGCAGGGCGTGGGCATTGGGGAAGAAAAGATCACGCTCAAGGGCGCGATTTTCCCGGGCTTCAAGGCCGGCTTGAAGCAGCTCGACACGCTGCGCACGATTGGCGGCCAGCTCAAGCCGCTGACCCTGACCACGGGGTATGGCGACGTGCTGGGCACGTGGTGCCTGAAGAGTATCGAGGAAGAACAAAGCGCGCTGATGCCGGGCGGTATCCCGCGTAAACAAGGGTTCACTCTGGAGTTTGCGCGCTATGGCGACGACATGCAGAACGTCTGA
- a CDS encoding DUF4224 domain-containing protein, which yields MNRENSFQLPSETLTEDELAAITGYKIPSCQRQWLQRNAWEHVLTAAQRPVVGRVYARLKLAGVKPSATNAVAETWSLDLSRVG from the coding sequence ATGAACAGAGAGAACTCGTTTCAGCTGCCGAGTGAGACGCTTACAGAAGATGAGTTGGCCGCTATTACAGGCTACAAGATTCCGTCCTGCCAACGTCAGTGGCTGCAACGCAATGCTTGGGAACATGTGCTCACAGCCGCACAACGCCCCGTTGTAGGTCGCGTGTACGCCCGCCTGAAGCTAGCCGGGGTGAAACCATCAGCAACCAATGCTGTAGCTGAAACCTGGTCCCTTGATCTCTCACGTGTAGGTTAA
- a CDS encoding tyrosine-type recombinase/integrase, whose amino-acid sequence MRQKKAANRDLPPRMIRRSRKRKNGSTWVGYYYNGRDAEGNRVEIPLGGDLDEAKIEWARLDRKATPKPAHLMGRFFDDYERKVIPGLKPGTQKDYLKGLKQLRNAFESAPVDAVTPQVIAQYRDARTAKVRANREIALLSTIFTFAREWGLTEKANPCARLRRNKETPRDFYAGKIVWDAVYTEAPPELKDAMDLAYLTGQRPADVLKASTADLNNGFLMVGQGKTEKRLRIRLHDGTDASGLSTFLDALLERKAMAGIRSSSLITNQAGLRMSYAMLRNRWDEAREKAAAKAAAEGDATLAAAIRQFQFRDIRPKAASEIDDIGHASRLLGHSTQEMTKKVYRRVGEIVRPTK is encoded by the coding sequence ATGCGCCAGAAGAAAGCCGCAAACCGGGATCTGCCGCCGCGGATGATCCGCCGTAGCCGCAAAAGAAAGAACGGCAGTACCTGGGTGGGCTACTACTACAACGGTCGGGATGCCGAAGGGAACCGAGTCGAAATTCCGCTCGGCGGCGACCTCGATGAAGCCAAAATCGAATGGGCACGTCTGGATCGCAAAGCCACACCCAAGCCTGCTCACCTGATGGGCAGGTTTTTCGACGACTACGAAAGAAAGGTCATCCCTGGGCTGAAACCCGGCACCCAAAAGGACTACTTGAAAGGCCTCAAACAACTACGCAACGCGTTCGAATCAGCCCCTGTAGACGCGGTCACCCCACAAGTGATCGCCCAGTATCGCGACGCCAGAACAGCAAAGGTGCGCGCCAACCGCGAGATCGCCCTCCTCTCGACCATATTCACCTTTGCCCGCGAATGGGGGCTCACTGAAAAGGCAAACCCTTGCGCCCGCTTACGCAGGAATAAAGAAACACCCCGCGACTTCTACGCAGGCAAAATCGTTTGGGATGCGGTGTACACAGAGGCACCGCCCGAGCTGAAAGACGCAATGGACCTAGCCTACCTGACCGGCCAGCGCCCCGCCGATGTGCTCAAAGCATCAACTGCCGACTTGAACAACGGGTTCCTGATGGTAGGCCAGGGCAAGACTGAGAAACGCCTGCGCATCCGCCTACACGACGGCACAGACGCATCAGGACTCAGCACCTTCCTCGATGCCCTGCTCGAGCGCAAAGCCATGGCTGGCATCAGAAGTTCAAGTCTGATCACCAACCAAGCAGGCCTGCGAATGAGTTACGCCATGCTGAGAAATCGGTGGGATGAAGCCCGAGAAAAAGCAGCCGCGAAGGCTGCGGCCGAAGGTGATGCAACGCTTGCCGCCGCGATCCGCCAATTCCAATTCCGAGACATCCGACCAAAAGCTGCCAGCGAAATTGACGACATTGGTCATGCTAGTCGCCTGCTTGGCCACTCAACGCAGGAGATGACGAAAAAGGTTTATCGGCGTGTTGGTGAAATTGTACGACCCACAAAATAA
- a CDS encoding tail protein X: MATTCRTSEGDLLDTICHNFYGHLNGSVEAVLDANQGLADEPQPYRAGVLIVLPELIAPSQEQITLWD, encoded by the coding sequence ATGGCGACGACATGCAGAACGTCTGAAGGGGATCTACTGGACACCATCTGCCATAACTTCTATGGCCACCTCAACGGCAGCGTGGAGGCGGTCCTTGATGCTAATCAGGGCTTGGCTGACGAGCCTCAGCCCTATCGCGCCGGCGTGCTGATCGTGTTGCCGGAGTTGATCGCACCCTCTCAGGAGCAGATAACGTTATGGGATTAA
- a CDS encoding lysozyme inhibitor LprI family protein: MASKGKLLLDERVAQVRSRLRVGRADGAIYEATVRINDLERSLKTLKDTKNTELFRHFPVAAVATLEAHFRSSVAMVVDKGGEYFTRGVALVGDRLKASEIIPMIHKQSVSVGEIVAYSLPFSSLSHLEDVFDALLGQKFKQLSKSAKDPYFTRNDVPGGELIVGDVSRLWLDLHQAFHDRHVLAHESATQFFMDYDKAASAVNSVKLIIEITEAVFWSTVWKDEPLTQYEMNVAAWERYKNIRIKLAAAIRKKRKEHDDCLVASRFRELHFKWKDWVTDWCSFSADRFVGGSIRPLIHASELSQSFEDRIKQVESVTGF, encoded by the coding sequence ATGGCAAGCAAAGGAAAACTCTTGCTGGATGAGCGGGTCGCACAGGTGCGATCCAGACTGCGAGTGGGACGGGCTGATGGTGCTATATATGAGGCAACCGTTAGAATTAATGACCTGGAACGATCATTAAAAACTCTGAAAGACACTAAAAATACGGAGCTATTCCGACACTTTCCTGTTGCAGCTGTAGCTACATTGGAAGCGCATTTTAGGTCAAGCGTAGCAATGGTTGTGGACAAGGGGGGCGAGTACTTCACACGAGGTGTAGCACTTGTAGGTGACAGATTAAAAGCGTCTGAAATAATACCAATGATTCATAAGCAAAGTGTGAGTGTTGGAGAGATTGTAGCTTACAGCTTGCCGTTTAGCTCGTTGAGCCATCTTGAAGATGTCTTTGATGCTCTGTTAGGTCAGAAATTCAAACAGCTATCTAAAAGTGCTAAGGATCCATATTTCACCCGAAATGATGTCCCCGGGGGTGAGCTAATCGTAGGGGACGTGTCGAGACTTTGGTTGGATTTACATCAGGCCTTTCACGATAGACATGTTCTAGCGCACGAATCGGCTACTCAATTTTTTATGGATTATGATAAAGCGGCGTCCGCGGTAAATAGCGTAAAGCTAATAATTGAAATTACTGAAGCCGTGTTTTGGTCCACGGTCTGGAAGGATGAGCCTCTTACGCAGTATGAAATGAACGTCGCAGCATGGGAGAGATATAAGAACATTCGTATAAAGCTTGCTGCAGCAATTCGAAAAAAACGGAAAGAGCATGATGATTGTTTAGTAGCATCTCGATTCAGGGAGCTTCACTTCAAGTGGAAAGATTGGGTTACTGATTGGTGTTCGTTCAGTGCGGACAGATTCGTGGGTGGATCAATTAGGCCATTAATCCATGCGTCAGAGTTATCTCAATCTTTTGAAGATCGCATAAAGCAAGTCGAAAGTGTTACTGGGTTTTGA